The Ruminococcus bovis genome includes a region encoding these proteins:
- a CDS encoding nitrilase-related carbon-nitrogen hydrolase: MESKFLKRCVSILLTVLMVCSVAVINVSADETGGDGKLKISVVNFDSKWGDVDANVAKMVDYIEKAKEDNVEFLVFPEMCVSGYCYSYDLDDAQSKMAVKTAETVDGPTATKIAKLADEYDMWIAYGATEVVPNDSKHAYNSVFACSPDGTVTTYQKMHPVEGIWCKAGSTPTILNTAEGKVGISICYDTYAVPELERYYDAQGCRVLLNPTATSRGSYDEEDGSLNTTNWQWYYENRLESIVDRDGMYIASADLAGKEYDENGELLYNFPGGSVVIGPGGTSDSGKYSKDYAGGASVQEPGMYTGEITLSSARGGDVNSSIFQPNLYTEWYKDLADDTKEDKVSSGTVSDPTIATVNFQAVWGDLDKNLEQMENYIVTASKSDTDIIVFPEMALQGYCSSSNPESATYRLAVDKAITKKGYYAKTLSEYAKKYDMYVIFGASEKIPASENPDELDKAYNSAFCCSPDGTVTTYRKIQPVEGAWCKSGTNPVIIETPYGGIGLSICKDTYSYPELERYYGAKGCKFIVNPTATSRGGASRWSWYYSRRLESIVDRDKLVVVSADLCGTQYDNEGTAHSTFPGGSCVIAPLRSAKNSSYVDYVAGSSKYDPENVGMSIGRINTASKKYSIGFSIAGFNPSIYSTMYGVLAGTKDVSEITATDSAIVSESTETVDTSSLEKSGYSLESKVYNVETGLTTPFYGDSIYKKLSNVTASVVGDSTSEVYSVVDGKLTKVDTTYSDGKLSFTTSGGTYCVVSYKELPTTVTVNKSAKVYVKGTYQIKANVSNGKGATTYKSSNSKVVKVSSTGKVTALKKGTATVTVTNNGVSGTVKFTVSNPTLNKNIVTLKAKKSFTLKITGKIGTAKFKSSNTKVATVSATGKVTAKKKGVAYITVYTNGIVLKCKVVVK, from the coding sequence GTGGAAAGTAAATTTCTCAAGAGATGTGTTTCAATACTGCTAACTGTTTTAATGGTATGCAGTGTGGCTGTTATTAATGTTTCAGCTGATGAAACCGGTGGTGATGGAAAGTTAAAAATTTCTGTAGTTAACTTTGACTCAAAATGGGGCGATGTTGATGCTAATGTAGCAAAAATGGTTGACTACATTGAAAAGGCAAAGGAAGATAATGTTGAATTTTTAGTTTTCCCTGAAATGTGTGTCAGTGGTTATTGTTATTCATATGACCTTGATGATGCACAAAGTAAAATGGCAGTTAAAACTGCCGAAACTGTAGATGGCCCAACAGCTACAAAGATTGCAAAGTTAGCTGATGAATACGATATGTGGATTGCTTATGGTGCAACAGAGGTTGTTCCTAATGATAGCAAACATGCTTATAACTCAGTATTTGCTTGTTCTCCTGATGGCACAGTAACAACTTATCAGAAGATGCATCCTGTTGAGGGTATATGGTGCAAAGCAGGTTCAACTCCAACAATTCTAAATACTGCTGAGGGTAAAGTAGGTATTAGTATTTGTTACGATACATATGCAGTTCCTGAACTTGAAAGATATTATGATGCTCAGGGTTGTAGAGTTCTTTTAAACCCAACTGCTACATCAAGAGGTAGCTATGATGAAGAAGATGGTTCATTAAATACAACTAATTGGCAATGGTATTATGAAAACAGACTTGAGTCTATTGTTGATAGAGATGGAATGTACATTGCAAGTGCTGATTTAGCCGGTAAAGAATATGATGAAAATGGCGAGTTGCTTTACAACTTCCCGGGTGGTAGTGTTGTAATTGGCCCAGGTGGTACAAGTGACTCAGGTAAATATTCAAAGGACTATGCCGGTGGTGCATCAGTTCAAGAACCGGGAATGTACACAGGAGAAATTACTTTATCATCAGCTCGTGGTGGTGATGTAAACAGTTCAATCTTCCAACCTAACCTATATACAGAATGGTATAAAGATTTAGCTGATGACACTAAGGAAGACAAAGTTTCTTCCGGTACAGTAAGTGACCCTACAATTGCTACAGTTAATTTCCAAGCAGTATGGGGTGACTTAGACAAGAACCTAGAACAGATGGAAAACTATATTGTAACTGCAAGTAAGAGTGATACAGACATTATAGTATTCCCTGAAATGGCTCTACAAGGTTATTGTTCATCAAGCAATCCTGAAAGTGCTACATATAGACTTGCAGTTGACAAGGCTATTACAAAGAAAGGCTACTATGCTAAGACACTTTCTGAATATGCAAAGAAATATGATATGTATGTAATCTTCGGTGCTTCTGAAAAAATTCCGGCATCTGAAAATCCTGATGAACTTGACAAGGCATATAACTCAGCATTCTGTTGTAGTCCTGACGGTACAGTAACTACATACAGAAAGATTCAACCGGTTGAAGGTGCATGGTGTAAGAGTGGTACAAATCCGGTAATTATCGAAACTCCTTACGGTGGAATTGGTTTAAGTATTTGTAAAGATACTTATTCTTATCCTGAACTGGAAAGATACTATGGTGCTAAGGGCTGTAAGTTTATTGTAAACCCAACAGCTACTTCTCGTGGTGGTGCATCAAGATGGAGCTGGTACTATAGCAGAAGACTTGAAAGTATTGTTGATAGAGATAAACTTGTTGTTGTTTCTGCTGACCTATGTGGTACTCAGTATGATAATGAAGGTACTGCACATTCAACATTCCCAGGTGGTAGTTGTGTAATTGCTCCACTAAGAAGTGCAAAGAACAGTAGTTATGTTGACTATGTAGCAGGTTCATCAAAGTATGATCCTGAAAATGTTGGAATGAGCATTGGTAGAATCAATACTGCATCTAAAAAATATAGCATTGGCTTTAGCATTGCAGGATTTAACCCAAGCATTTATTCAACAATGTACGGTGTATTAGCCGGTACTAAGGATGTTAGTGAAATTACTGCTACTGACTCAGCAATTGTCAGTGAGTCAACTGAAACAGTAGATACTTCTTCACTTGAAAAGTCAGGTTACTCACTTGAAAGTAAAGTATATAATGTTGAAACAGGTTTAACAACACCATTCTATGGTGACTCAATTTACAAGAAACTATCAAATGTTACTGCATCTGTAGTAGGCGATAGCACATCAGAAGTATATTCTGTAGTTGACGGTAAGTTAACTAAGGTTGATACAACATATAGTGACGGTAAACTATCATTTACAACATCAGGTGGTACATATTGTGTAGTAAGTTACAAGGAACTACCTACAACCGTTACTGTTAATAAATCTGCAAAAGTATATGTAAAGGGTACTTATCAGATTAAAGCTAATGTAAGTAACGGTAAAGGTGCAACAACTTATAAGTCAAGTAACAGTAAGGTTGTAAAGGTATCTTCAACAGGTAAGGTAACTGCACTAAAGAAAGGTACTGCAACTGTTACAGTAACTAATAATGGTGTTTCCGGTACTGTTAAATTCACTGTAAGCAACCCAACACTTAATAAGAATATTGTAACTCTAAAAGCTAAAAAGTCCTTTACACTTAAAATTACAGGAAAAATCGGTACTGCTAAATTTAAGTCAAGCAATACTAAGGTAGCTACTGTAAGTGCTACAGGTAAAGTAACTGCAAAGAAAAAGGGTGTTGCTTATATTACAGTCTATACTAATGGCATTGTACTAAAGTGCAAAGTTGTTGTTAAATAA